The Halogeometricum rufum genome has a segment encoding these proteins:
- a CDS encoding DUF4112 domain-containing protein — MSPSDAATDDATPGDDAPVVVYDAVTDAADPEAEALARLRRLSHYLDSAVEIPGTNFRVGLDPIVGLLPVAGDVPTAAVSAYIVAEAAALGAPRETVARMVLNLVVDAVVGSVPLVGDAFDAVWKANQRNVRLLEARRTDPAGATRDGRVVAVAGVLLFVLLVALGAAAVAASWWLLTAAGVV, encoded by the coding sequence GTGAGTCCATCAGACGCCGCGACCGACGACGCGACGCCGGGAGACGACGCGCCCGTCGTCGTCTACGACGCCGTCACCGACGCGGCGGACCCCGAAGCCGAGGCCCTCGCGCGACTCCGCCGGCTGAGTCACTACCTCGACAGCGCCGTCGAGATTCCGGGGACGAACTTCAGAGTCGGTCTGGACCCGATCGTCGGCCTCCTCCCCGTCGCGGGCGACGTGCCCACGGCGGCCGTCTCGGCGTACATCGTCGCCGAAGCCGCCGCACTCGGCGCACCGCGGGAGACGGTGGCGCGGATGGTCCTCAACCTCGTCGTCGACGCCGTCGTCGGGTCGGTTCCCCTCGTCGGCGACGCCTTCGACGCGGTGTGGAAGGCGAACCAGCGGAACGTTCGCCTGCTGGAGGCCCGCCGGACCGACCCCGCGGGCGCGACCCGCGACGGGCGCGTCGTCGCCGTCGCCGGCGTCCTCCTGTTCGTCCTCCTCGTCGCCCTCGGCGCGGCGGCCGTCGCCGCCTCGTGGTGGCTCCTGACCGCCGCCGGCGTCGTCTGA
- a CDS encoding SDR family NAD(P)-dependent oxidoreductase, with protein MSESLRVLVTGGASGIGRATVRRLRARGHDVVVLDSDAAALERLPDDVATHVCDVTDDETVRERVAAVAVDGIDALVPCAGVYELGAVEDVPAATVERQFDVNVFGVLSVVRAALPALRESGGRIVTVASVLGRVTLPYHGVYGATKHAIEALSDALRVELEPHGVRVAIVEPGPVRTGFNERAKAGLDRYDETPYAATYRDVRAGFDPGGVAPERVADTVVTAVEAADPKARYPVTWQARLLPLLRTLLPTWAFDRLVRTEVERAGLVGTVRGLLGR; from the coding sequence ATGTCCGAATCGCTCCGCGTCCTCGTCACCGGGGGCGCGTCCGGCATCGGCCGCGCGACGGTGCGCCGCCTCCGCGCCCGCGGCCACGACGTGGTCGTCCTCGACAGCGACGCTGCCGCCCTCGAACGCCTCCCCGACGACGTGGCGACGCACGTCTGCGACGTGACCGACGACGAGACGGTGCGCGAACGCGTCGCCGCCGTCGCCGTCGACGGTATCGACGCCCTCGTCCCCTGCGCGGGCGTCTACGAACTCGGCGCCGTCGAGGACGTGCCGGCGGCGACGGTGGAACGCCAGTTCGACGTGAACGTCTTCGGCGTCCTCTCCGTCGTCCGCGCCGCCCTGCCCGCCCTCCGCGAGTCGGGCGGCCGCATCGTCACCGTCGCCTCCGTCCTCGGCCGGGTGACGCTCCCGTACCACGGCGTCTACGGCGCGACCAAACACGCGATTGAGGCGCTCTCGGACGCCCTTCGCGTCGAACTCGAACCGCACGGCGTGCGCGTCGCGATAGTCGAACCCGGCCCGGTGCGGACCGGGTTCAACGAACGCGCGAAGGCGGGACTCGACCGCTACGACGAGACGCCGTACGCGGCGACGTACCGCGACGTGCGAGCGGGGTTCGACCCCGGCGGCGTCGCCCCCGAACGCGTGGCGGACACCGTCGTCACCGCCGTCGAGGCGGCTGACCCGAAGGCGCGCTACCCGGTGACGTGGCAGGCGCGTCTGCTCCCTCTCCTGCGGACCCTCCTCCCGACGTGGGCGTTCGACCGACTGGTGCGGACCGAAGTCGAACGCGCCGGCCTCGTGGGGACGGTCCGCGGACTGCTCGGCCGGTGA
- a CDS encoding DUF7511 domain-containing protein, with protein MSVDVPLTGDADDAPLSELPTETLVGTVVEYDDAPDECTVYPLHADEDERLTTWISAKDDSFVELDEMR; from the coding sequence ATGTCCGTTGATGTCCCCCTGACTGGTGACGCAGACGACGCCCCGCTTTCCGAACTCCCGACCGAGACGCTGGTCGGCACCGTCGTCGAGTACGACGACGCCCCCGACGAGTGTACGGTCTACCCCCTCCACGCAGACGAGGACGAGCGACTCACGACGTGGATATCGGCGAAAGACGACTCGTTCGTCGAGTTGGACGAGATGCGCTGA
- the ggt gene encoding gamma-glutamyltransferase, with product MDIDGNADLDRFTSRRSTVYGQRGVVATSQPLAAEAGIQLLREGGNAFDAAVATAAALNVVEPTSTGLGGDVFALYRTADGEVGAMRACGGAPADATIENVRAAVAEEEGVAPEDAEMPDTGAHAVTVPGTARGWEATSEEFGELTLADALGPAIRYATEGYPVSEIIADAWTHGEELFQTDNARDAFLFDGEAPDVGQTVTLPKLGATMERIADEGADVVYEGEIAEQIAAEVQSQGGFMTVEDLADFEVEYPDPVSTTYNGVEVYELPPNNQGLIALEALNIAEAVGAGEYDLDSPERVHYFGEAMKLAFHDGHRYITDPEYEEIPPLASKEWAERRAAEIGPEANDDVSFGVPDANAEDSDTVLLTVADDEGNVVSYINSRFAGFGSGLVAGDTGIALQNRGSSFSLDPDHPNRIEPGKRPFHTLIPGLLRFDEDDWAAFGVMGGYMQPQGHVQVVSNVVDHGMPLQAALDYPRWRYREDGSLAIEERTSDSLGTKLTRRGHDVRLLYPSLFGGAQIARNDGGTLSAATEPRKDGNAQGY from the coding sequence ATGGACATCGACGGAAACGCGGACTTAGACCGGTTCACGTCCCGACGCTCGACGGTGTACGGACAGCGCGGCGTCGTCGCCACCAGCCAACCGCTCGCCGCGGAGGCGGGCATCCAACTGCTCCGGGAGGGTGGCAACGCCTTCGACGCCGCCGTGGCGACGGCGGCGGCGCTGAACGTCGTCGAACCCACCTCCACGGGCCTCGGCGGCGACGTGTTCGCCCTCTACCGCACCGCCGACGGCGAGGTGGGGGCGATGCGCGCCTGCGGCGGCGCGCCGGCCGACGCGACCATCGAGAACGTCCGCGCCGCCGTCGCCGAGGAGGAGGGCGTCGCGCCCGAGGACGCCGAGATGCCCGACACCGGCGCGCACGCCGTCACCGTCCCCGGCACGGCCCGCGGGTGGGAGGCGACCAGCGAGGAGTTCGGCGAACTGACGCTCGCGGACGCCCTCGGGCCCGCCATCCGCTACGCCACCGAGGGCTACCCGGTCAGCGAGATAATCGCCGACGCGTGGACGCACGGCGAGGAGTTGTTCCAGACCGACAACGCCCGCGACGCGTTCCTGTTCGACGGCGAGGCCCCCGACGTGGGGCAGACGGTGACGCTCCCGAAACTCGGCGCGACGATGGAGCGCATCGCCGACGAGGGGGCGGACGTGGTGTACGAGGGCGAAATCGCCGAGCAGATAGCCGCGGAGGTGCAGTCGCAGGGCGGGTTCATGACCGTCGAGGACCTCGCCGACTTCGAGGTGGAGTACCCCGACCCCGTCTCCACGACGTACAACGGCGTCGAGGTGTACGAACTCCCGCCGAACAATCAGGGGCTCATCGCGCTGGAGGCGCTGAACATCGCCGAGGCCGTCGGCGCGGGCGAGTACGACCTCGACTCCCCCGAACGCGTCCACTACTTCGGCGAGGCGATGAAGCTCGCGTTCCACGACGGCCACCGCTACATCACCGACCCCGAGTACGAGGAGATTCCGCCGCTGGCCTCGAAGGAGTGGGCCGAACGCCGCGCCGCCGAAATCGGCCCGGAGGCGAACGACGACGTGTCGTTCGGCGTCCCCGACGCGAACGCGGAGGATTCCGACACCGTCCTCCTCACCGTCGCCGACGACGAGGGCAACGTCGTCTCCTACATCAACTCTCGGTTCGCCGGGTTCGGTTCGGGCCTCGTCGCGGGCGACACCGGCATCGCCCTGCAGAACCGCGGCAGTTCGTTCTCGCTGGACCCCGACCACCCGAACCGCATCGAACCCGGCAAGCGCCCGTTCCACACGCTCATCCCCGGCCTGCTCAGGTTCGACGAGGACGACTGGGCGGCGTTCGGCGTCATGGGCGGCTACATGCAACCGCAGGGGCACGTGCAGGTGGTCTCCAACGTCGTCGACCACGGGATGCCCCTGCAGGCGGCGCTGGACTACCCGCGCTGGCGCTACCGCGAGGACGGGTCGCTCGCCATCGAGGAACGGACGAGCGACAGCCTCGGGACGAAACTCACCCGCCGAGGCCACGACGTGCGACTCCTCTACCCCAGTCTGTTCGGCGGCGCGCAGATAGCCCGGAACGACGGCGGGACGCTCTCGGCGGCGACGGAACCCCGGAAGGACGGGAACGCGCAGGGCTACTGA
- a CDS encoding tRNA pseudouridine(54/55) synthase Pus10 — MSILEDARELAAQGPLCDPCLGRVFADRSHGLTNAERGRSLRVAAALEDDEEPEDVAREDCWVCEGECARFDEWAERCAAAVEDVEFDTYQVGTRAPPLVEENEILLREGAGLPEDAGELFKSEFNREVGKRFGRLTETTVEFGRPDVQFLLDIDADEVEVEVNSAFVYGRYRKLERDIPQTEWPCNKCHGSGYLGKQPCDKCDGTGYMYQESVEGLTAPVVTDVMDGTDAKFHGAGREDVDARMLGTGRPFVVEVMEPRRRHVDVERLEGDVNAFAEGKVEVEGLRLAEYDMVERVKELNASKRYRAEVAFGDDVSESELADALAELDGATIEQYTPNRVDHRRAALTRTRDVFEATGEWQDERHATVEIHGAGGLYIKELVSGDEGRTNPSLAGVLGVGAEVTALDVTGVYGVDEEFEDEEFFRD, encoded by the coding sequence ATGAGTATCTTGGAGGACGCGCGCGAACTCGCGGCGCAGGGGCCCCTCTGCGACCCCTGTCTCGGCCGGGTGTTCGCCGACCGGAGTCACGGCCTGACGAACGCCGAACGCGGCCGGAGCCTCCGGGTCGCCGCCGCCCTCGAGGACGACGAGGAACCCGAGGACGTCGCCCGCGAGGACTGCTGGGTGTGCGAGGGCGAGTGCGCCCGTTTCGACGAGTGGGCGGAACGCTGCGCCGCGGCCGTCGAGGACGTGGAGTTCGACACCTACCAGGTCGGCACGCGCGCGCCGCCCCTCGTCGAGGAGAACGAGATTCTCCTGCGCGAGGGTGCCGGACTGCCCGAGGACGCGGGCGAACTGTTCAAATCCGAGTTCAACCGCGAAGTCGGCAAGCGGTTCGGCCGCCTGACCGAGACGACGGTGGAGTTCGGCCGCCCCGACGTGCAGTTCCTCCTCGACATCGACGCCGACGAGGTGGAAGTCGAGGTGAACTCGGCGTTCGTCTACGGGCGCTACCGCAAACTCGAACGCGACATCCCGCAGACCGAGTGGCCCTGTAACAAGTGTCACGGGAGCGGCTACCTCGGGAAACAGCCCTGCGACAAGTGTGACGGGACGGGCTACATGTACCAGGAGAGCGTCGAGGGCCTGACCGCTCCCGTCGTCACGGACGTGATGGACGGGACGGACGCGAAGTTCCACGGCGCGGGCCGCGAGGACGTGGACGCGCGCATGCTGGGGACGGGTCGACCGTTCGTCGTCGAGGTGATGGAACCCCGCCGACGGCACGTCGACGTCGAACGGTTGGAGGGCGACGTCAACGCGTTCGCCGAGGGGAAAGTCGAGGTGGAGGGACTCCGCCTCGCCGAGTACGACATGGTCGAACGCGTGAAGGAACTGAACGCCTCGAAGCGCTACCGCGCCGAGGTGGCGTTCGGCGACGACGTGTCCGAGAGCGAACTCGCCGACGCCCTCGCGGAACTCGACGGAGCCACCATCGAGCAGTACACGCCGAATCGCGTGGACCACCGGCGCGCGGCCCTGACGCGAACTCGCGATGTGTTCGAGGCGACGGGCGAGTGGCAGGACGAACGCCACGCAACCGTCGAGATTCACGGCGCGGGCGGCCTCTACATCAAGGAACTCGTCTCCGGCGACGAGGGGCGGACGAACCCGAGTCTCGCCGGCGTCCTCGGCGTCGGCGCCGAGGTGACGGCCCTCGACGTGACGGGCGTCTACGGCGTCGACGAGGAGTTCGAAGACGAGGAGTTCTTCCGCGACTGA
- the rnhB gene encoding ribonuclease HII has protein sequence MHDQSSARVGSDEAGKGPVLGPMVAAAVRATDDALPDGIDDSKRLAPSRRETIAETLEARDDVSVGVALVEPARIDDPETDMNSLTVAAHVAAVAAVARDGDEVVTDAGDVDEARFGRRVRRGVADSGTEVSVVSEHGADETYPHVGAASIVAKVERDARMAAIGDDYAAYGPVGSGYPSDPTTREFLRTYVDETGELPDCARASWSTCDDVLAAAAQSSLAEF, from the coding sequence ATGCACGACCAGTCGTCCGCACGCGTCGGCAGCGACGAGGCGGGCAAGGGGCCCGTCCTCGGGCCGATGGTCGCCGCGGCGGTGCGGGCGACCGACGACGCCCTCCCCGACGGCATCGACGACTCGAAGCGACTCGCGCCGTCGCGCCGGGAGACCATCGCCGAGACCCTCGAAGCCCGCGACGACGTGTCCGTGGGCGTCGCTCTCGTCGAACCGGCGCGCATCGACGACCCCGAGACGGACATGAACTCGTTGACCGTCGCGGCGCACGTCGCCGCCGTCGCCGCCGTCGCGCGGGACGGCGACGAGGTGGTGACCGACGCCGGCGACGTGGACGAGGCCCGGTTCGGCCGCCGTGTCCGCCGCGGCGTGGCCGACTCCGGAACCGAGGTGTCGGTCGTCTCCGAACACGGCGCCGACGAGACGTACCCGCACGTCGGCGCGGCGAGCATCGTCGCCAAGGTGGAACGGGACGCGCGGATGGCCGCCATCGGCGACGACTACGCGGCGTACGGTCCGGTCGGGAGCGGATACCCGAGCGACCCGACCACGCGAGAGTTCCTCCGCACCTACGTCGACGAGACGGGCGAGTTACCCGACTGCGCGCGGGCGTCGTGGTCGACGTGCGACGACGTCCTCGCCGCCGCCGCGCAGTCGTCGCTGGCGGAGTTCTGA
- a CDS encoding Hsp20/alpha crystallin family protein, whose protein sequence is MLPDRPANSWTQGLDFPSQLFATGSNDYELYEEDDEFVLSVEMPGFDPEEITVTWDDSILDVAAEREDETRGRRKTYHRRFRFPKSVEDEDITATYNNGILQVTLPVVTGTPTTGKEIPIQS, encoded by the coding sequence TTGCTTCCGGACCGGCCGGCAAACTCCTGGACACAGGGTCTCGACTTCCCGAGCCAACTGTTCGCGACCGGTAGTAACGACTACGAACTGTACGAGGAGGACGACGAGTTCGTCCTGAGCGTCGAGATGCCGGGGTTCGACCCCGAGGAGATTACGGTCACGTGGGACGACTCCATCCTCGACGTCGCGGCCGAACGCGAGGACGAGACGCGCGGCCGACGGAAGACGTACCACCGTCGGTTCCGGTTCCCGAAGAGCGTCGAGGACGAGGACATCACCGCGACGTACAACAACGGCATCCTGCAGGTGACGCTGCCCGTCGTGACCGGCACACCGACGACCGGGAAGGAGATACCGATTCAGTCCTGA
- a CDS encoding ABC transporter ATP-binding protein, with product MASAITIRDLRKSYGDVQALDGVDLDVPEGSFFGLLGPNGAGKTTFINVLVGLVRKSGGRAEVFGHDVEDDYREARDRIGLAPQEFNVDRFFPIREVLVTKAGYHGVPADEARERADEVLKRVGIYDKRDTRFDWLSGGMKRRFVLARALITDPDLLILDEPTAGVDVQLRHELWETITELNDSGTTILLTTHYIEEAERLCDEVAILDSGRVLEVASPDELMDRGTDDIVVTLRDAPTAVPDFAAEDDRVEAVELDGTRLVVTAREGGLVAPDVVRRLDAAGHELVDLEISRTSLEEVFVEMTRAEEEGRATMEVGQ from the coding sequence ATGGCTTCTGCGATAACGATACGCGACTTACGCAAGTCGTACGGCGACGTGCAGGCGTTGGACGGCGTGGACCTCGACGTTCCCGAGGGGTCGTTCTTCGGCCTCCTCGGCCCGAACGGCGCGGGGAAGACCACGTTCATCAACGTCCTGGTCGGCCTCGTCCGCAAGTCCGGCGGCCGGGCCGAGGTGTTCGGCCACGACGTGGAGGACGACTACCGCGAGGCGCGGGACAGAATCGGCCTCGCGCCGCAGGAGTTCAACGTCGACCGGTTCTTCCCGATTCGCGAAGTCCTCGTGACGAAAGCGGGCTACCACGGCGTCCCCGCCGACGAGGCGCGCGAACGGGCCGACGAAGTGCTCAAGCGCGTCGGCATCTACGACAAGCGCGACACGCGGTTCGACTGGCTCTCCGGCGGGATGAAGCGCCGGTTCGTCCTCGCGCGCGCCCTCATCACGGACCCGGACCTCCTCATCCTCGACGAACCCACGGCGGGCGTGGACGTGCAACTCCGGCACGAACTGTGGGAGACCATCACCGAACTGAACGATAGCGGGACGACCATCCTCCTGACGACGCACTACATCGAGGAGGCCGAACGCCTCTGCGACGAGGTGGCCATCCTCGACTCCGGCCGCGTCCTCGAGGTGGCGAGTCCGGACGAACTGATGGACCGCGGCACCGACGACATCGTGGTCACCCTCCGCGACGCGCCCACCGCAGTCCCCGACTTCGCCGCCGAGGACGACAGGGTCGAGGCGGTGGAACTCGACGGCACCCGCCTCGTCGTCACCGCCCGCGAGGGCGGACTGGTCGCTCCCGACGTGGTCCGGCGTCTCGACGCCGCGGGCCACGAACTCGTGGACCTCGAAATCTCCCGCACCTCGCTCGAAGAGGTGTTCGTCGAGATGACCCGGGCCGAGGAGGAGGGCCGCGCGACGATGGAGGTGGGCCAGTGA
- a CDS encoding ABC transporter ATP-binding protein has product MSKGMVTESSDGVGFGETLLKVEGLTKYFSQGSGLIASLFNDEEVKAVDDVTFDIAKGETLGLVGESGCGKSTLARTVLRLLEPTDGAVWFKGDNLAEMSGEQLRSMREDMQMIFQDPQSSLDPRMKVGPIVEEPMKAHGLYKGEREERARMLLEKVGLDPQHYNRYPHQFSGGQRQRVNLARALAVNPDFIVCDEPTSALDASIQAQVLNTMRDLQDEFGLTYLFISHDLSVIRHISDRVAVMYLGQLVELSDTEELFENPQHPYTNALLQSIPVPDPRHGGQRGVLEGDVPSPIDPPSGCRFRTRCPRLIAPDQYDLTLEEWDDVKAFMRETERRTFEPEGEASIREEFFPNGTPDGEAGSLVETSIDDVLNDDWDAAEDRLRESFAEQSICAKEVPSYEVEPEHGTDVHFAACHLHRDDIEGSANAD; this is encoded by the coding sequence ATGAGCAAAGGAATGGTGACGGAGAGTTCGGACGGAGTCGGCTTCGGGGAGACGCTCCTCAAAGTCGAAGGGTTGACCAAGTACTTCAGTCAGGGCAGCGGCCTCATCGCGAGCCTGTTCAACGACGAGGAGGTGAAAGCCGTCGACGACGTGACGTTCGACATCGCGAAGGGCGAGACGCTCGGACTCGTCGGCGAGTCCGGGTGTGGCAAGTCCACGCTCGCACGGACCGTCCTCCGTCTCCTGGAGCCGACCGACGGCGCGGTGTGGTTCAAGGGCGACAACCTCGCGGAGATGAGCGGCGAGCAACTCCGCTCGATGCGCGAGGACATGCAGATGATCTTCCAGGACCCGCAGTCCTCGCTGGACCCCCGGATGAAGGTCGGTCCAATCGTCGAGGAGCCGATGAAGGCCCACGGCCTCTACAAGGGCGAACGCGAGGAACGGGCGCGGATGCTGCTGGAGAAGGTCGGCCTCGACCCCCAGCACTACAACCGCTACCCGCACCAGTTCTCCGGCGGACAGCGCCAGCGCGTGAACCTCGCGCGGGCGCTCGCCGTCAACCCGGACTTCATCGTCTGCGACGAACCCACGTCGGCGCTCGACGCCTCCATCCAGGCGCAGGTGCTGAACACGATGCGGGACCTCCAGGACGAGTTCGGTCTCACCTACCTGTTCATCAGCCACGACCTCTCCGTCATCCGGCACATCTCCGACCGCGTGGCCGTGATGTACCTCGGACAGTTGGTCGAACTCTCGGACACCGAAGAGCTGTTCGAGAACCCCCAGCATCCGTACACGAACGCCCTCCTGCAGTCGATTCCGGTGCCCGACCCACGGCACGGCGGTCAGCGCGGCGTCCTCGAGGGCGACGTGCCGTCGCCCATCGACCCGCCGTCGGGCTGTCGGTTCCGGACGCGATGTCCGCGACTCATCGCGCCCGACCAGTACGACCTGACGCTGGAGGAGTGGGACGACGTGAAGGCGTTCATGCGCGAGACGGAGCGTCGTACCTTCGAACCGGAGGGCGAGGCGTCCATCCGCGAGGAGTTCTTCCCGAACGGGACGCCCGACGGAGAGGCGGGCTCGCTCGTCGAGACGAGCATCGACGACGTGCTGAACGACGACTGGGACGCCGCCGAGGACCGACTGCGAGAGTCGTTCGCGGAGCAGAGCATCTGCGCGAAGGAGGTTCCCTCCTACGAGGTCGAGCCCGAACACGGGACGGACGTCCACTTCGCCGCCTGTCACCTCCACCGCGACGACATCGAGGGCAGCGCGAACGCCGACTGA
- the aceA gene encoding isocitrate lyase, with amino-acid sequence MTTSEDPYERTTGADVHTRDVDNASAREFRRMLDEQNFVFAPGIYHALDARLAELAGLDAAYMSGYSTVLGQFGFPDLEMVTMTEMVENAKRIVEATNLPVVADCDTGYGGVHNVRRAVREYEKAGVAAVHIEDQTTPKRCGHIAGKQIVSRDKARARFEAAVDAKQSEDTFIIARTDAYGSSNGDWEEHLERGRIYADAGVDMVWPEMPDPSREDAVQYAETIHETHPDLKLAFNYSSSFAWSEEEDPLTFEELGDLGYEYIFITLFGLHSGAHSVYEDFRSLAETDEEAQFDLEERYLGHPTESHHEMAFVSDYQETEMQFDREARDRIENSEGFSEEESTPIESDD; translated from the coding sequence ATGACGACGAGCGAGGACCCCTACGAGCGAACGACGGGCGCGGACGTCCACACCCGCGACGTGGACAACGCCTCGGCCCGCGAGTTCCGGCGGATGCTGGACGAGCAGAACTTCGTCTTCGCGCCGGGCATCTACCACGCCCTCGACGCGCGTCTGGCCGAACTCGCCGGCCTCGACGCCGCCTACATGAGCGGCTACTCCACCGTCCTCGGTCAGTTCGGGTTCCCCGACCTGGAGATGGTGACGATGACCGAGATGGTCGAGAACGCAAAGCGCATCGTCGAGGCGACGAACCTGCCGGTCGTCGCCGACTGCGACACCGGCTACGGCGGCGTCCACAACGTCCGCCGCGCCGTCCGCGAGTACGAGAAGGCCGGCGTGGCCGCCGTCCACATCGAGGACCAGACGACGCCGAAGCGGTGCGGTCACATCGCCGGCAAGCAGATCGTCTCTCGGGACAAGGCCCGCGCGCGATTCGAGGCGGCCGTCGACGCCAAGCAGTCCGAGGACACGTTCATCATCGCCCGGACGGACGCCTACGGGTCGTCGAACGGCGACTGGGAGGAACACCTCGAACGCGGCCGCATCTACGCCGACGCCGGCGTCGACATGGTGTGGCCCGAGATGCCGGACCCGTCCCGCGAGGACGCCGTCCAGTACGCCGAGACCATCCACGAGACGCATCCGGACCTGAAGCTGGCGTTCAACTACTCCTCGTCGTTCGCGTGGTCCGAGGAGGAGGACCCGCTCACGTTCGAGGAACTCGGCGACCTGGGCTACGAGTACATCTTCATCACCCTGTTCGGCCTGCACTCGGGCGCCCACAGCGTCTACGAGGACTTCCGCTCGCTGGCCGAGACGGACGAGGAGGCGCAGTTCGACCTGGAGGAACGCTACCTCGGCCACCCGACCGAGTCGCACCACGAGATGGCCTTCGTCTCCGACTACCAGGAGACCGAGATGCAGTTCGACCGCGAGGCGCGCGACCGCATCGAGAACTCCGAGGGCTTCTCCGAGGAGGAGAGCACGCCCATCGAGAGCGACGACTGA
- a CDS encoding ABC transporter permease, whose product MSVERTGFFALLKREVLRFVRRPRNTFVPPFITNVLYFSVFGVILGERINEIAGVPYILFILPGLIVLGAVSNAFENASFSIFHGRWNRYIEEVLTSPLSYRSMVGAYVLSSATRGVVVGALVAVIGAFFTTVGLARPLYLAAFMAVITLLFASLGVVGGLWAEDFDDLTMMNQFILRPLVFFGGVFYSLNELPTTLQQVSLLNPMIYMVNGVRYGFLGVSEVDPNASLAVLVALTVAVTALNVALFRRGYGLTD is encoded by the coding sequence GTGAGCGTCGAACGCACGGGCTTCTTCGCCCTCCTCAAGCGCGAGGTCCTGCGGTTCGTCCGCCGCCCGCGCAACACGTTCGTCCCGCCGTTCATCACGAACGTGCTCTACTTCTCCGTCTTCGGCGTCATCCTCGGCGAACGCATCAACGAGATCGCGGGCGTCCCCTACATCCTCTTCATCCTCCCCGGCCTCATCGTCCTCGGCGCGGTGTCGAACGCGTTCGAGAACGCCTCCTTCTCCATCTTCCACGGCCGGTGGAACCGCTACATCGAGGAGGTGCTGACCTCGCCGCTCTCCTACCGGTCGATGGTCGGCGCGTACGTCCTCTCCTCGGCGACGCGCGGCGTCGTCGTCGGCGCTCTCGTCGCCGTCATCGGCGCGTTCTTCACCACCGTCGGCCTCGCTCGACCACTCTACCTCGCCGCGTTCATGGCCGTCATCACCCTGCTGTTCGCCAGTCTCGGCGTCGTCGGCGGCCTGTGGGCCGAGGACTTCGACGACCTGACGATGATGAACCAGTTCATCCTGCGACCGCTGGTGTTCTTCGGCGGCGTCTTCTACTCCCTGAACGAACTGCCGACGACGCTCCAGCAGGTGTCGCTCCTGAACCCCATGATATACATGGTCAACGGCGTCCGCTACGGCTTCCTCGGCGTCAGCGAAGTGGACCCCAACGCCTCGCTGGCCGTCCTCGTCGCCCTCACCGTCGCCGTCACCGCCCTCAACGTCGCCCTGTTCCGTCGCGGCTACGGGCTGACGGACTGA